A DNA window from Eremothecium cymbalariae DBVPG#7215 chromosome 3, complete sequence contains the following coding sequences:
- a CDS encoding glycoside hydrolase family 5 protein (similar to Ashbya gossypii AAR146W) — protein sequence MRVRLNGGRGFCGGLLVLVSVLGMLVENVVVSTPVGAGSRNGMQFITNKKRYYDYEGSLVRGVNIGGWLLLEPYITPSIFETFRTNEENDDGIPVDEYHFCSYLGQEVARDRLVAHWETFYKEEDFHNIAAAGLNLVRIPIGYWAFETLDSDPYVSGYQEGYLDQAIEWARRAGLKVWVDLHGAPGSQNGFDNSGLRGQVQFLEGENFELLKRVVRYVMEKYSRDYYSDVVIGVQVLNEPLGTAVDMGKVKELYYYAYDTLRNEMGRDQIMVIHDAFMAPHYWDDQFTLEGGYWGVLVDHHHYQVFSPGEVSRSMDEHLQVACALSIDKVTEGHWNVVGEWSAALTDCAKWLNGVGVGYRWDGTYSPGSTAFGSCEHNDDISRWSPERVANTRRYVEAQLDAFEVRGGWIFWCYKTESAIEWDLQRLLYYNLFPQPLSDRHYPNQCSNY from the coding sequence ATGAGGGTACGGTTGAATGGCGGCCGTGGTTTTTGCGGGGggttgttggttttggttAGTGTCTTGGGGATGTTGGTGGAGAATGTGGTGGTGAGCACGCCAGTCGGTGCTGGGAGCAGGAATGGGATGCAGTTTATTACGAATAAGAAGCGGTACTACGATTATGAGGGTTCTTTGGTGCGTGGGGTGAATATTGGTGGATGGCTACTTCTTGAGCCATATATCACTCCGTCGATTTTCGAGACATTCCGTACGAACGAGGAGAACGATGATGGGATACCGGTGGACGAGTACCACTTCTGCAGCTACTTGGGGCAGGAGGTGGCCAGGGACCGGTTGGTTGCGCATTGGGAGACCTTCTACAAGGAGGAGGACTTCCATAATATTGCGGCGGCCGGGTTGAACTTGGTGCGGATTCCGATTGGGTATTGGGCGTTTGAAACTTTGGACAGTGATCCGTATGTGAGCGGATACCAGGAGGGGTACTTGGACCAGGCTATTGAGTGGGCCAGACGTGCTGGGTTGAAGGTGTGGGTTGATTTGCATGGGGCTCCAGGGTCGCAGAACGGGTTTGATAATTCCGGGTTGCGTGGTCAAGTTCAATTTTTGGAGGGGGAGAATTTCGAGTTGCTCAAGCGGGTGGTGCGGTATGTCATGGAGAAGTATTCCAGGGATTACTATTCAGATGTTGTTATTGGGGTACAGGTTCTCAACGAGCCGCTTGGTACTGCGGTGGATATGGGCAAGGTCAAGGAGCTCTACTACTATGCGTACGATACTTTGAGGAATGAGATGGGCAGGGACCAAATCATGGTGATTCACGATGCGTTTATGGCTCCCCATTACTGGGATGACCAGTTCACTCTGGAGGGCGGCTACTGGGGGGTGCTGGTGGACCACCACCACTACCAAGTTTTCTCCCCTGGGGAGGTTTCAAGGTCTATGGATGAGCATTTGCAGGTTGCCTGTGCGTTAAGCATCGACAAGGTCACGGAGGGCCACTGGAATGTTGTTGGAGAGTGGTCAGCCGCGCTAACGGACTGTGCCAAGTGGTTGAACGGTGTAGGCGTGGGCTACCGCTGGGATGGTACGTACAGTCCCGGCTCCACCGCGTTTGGGTCATGTGAGCACAACGACGATATCTCGCGTTGGAGTCCCGAGAGGGTAGCTAACACTAGGCGGTACGTCGAGGCCCAACTGGATGCGTTCGAGGTTCGCGGCGGCTGGATTTTCTGGTGCTACAAGACAGAGTCTGCGATTGAGTGGGATTTACAACGCTTGCTCTACTACAACTTGTTCCCACAGCCACTCTCTGATAGGCATTACCCCAACCAGTGCAGTAACTATTAG
- the ULS1 gene encoding translocase ULS1 (similar to Ashbya gossypii AAR147W) — translation MSGGIPFVDLTSDDGSNDVDDGLLPIGQTAESDGESGVLSSVAVTRGLPSGDNHMVSTTVSNRETTTRRLMGLKGDQHIIQGIRAKHDLHTVGGNMVNKQQQGDAVSGNSFSTVTRKKRRLGCNEAPSYMQMASDVGGVDENNSATEGRDLSFNSRSDDEELSPLESSSNSLVSELEQSAADDPLLKMMLTKPIKSEALNSNEDDQSFKKKLGVVDGDNEGDEGVPIFLISSGDESEPESDRKSMEKKEGDLSLDTVSDGHQALLKVQRNRMDWLVQREQKYHDQMVQLEAAKQILRSKIERRETMLKEGVTGDKDLLEANKVTKMKLEKTHKEIERNKHEYEMLRRERKEAFLESQLAKLDENVSKATYVQTKRALLNLKLKNAPFKFSNIEELRVESDRIKAELALLANIPINDEEARSAEEHLVFNNVCQKVLRLLEGANRSAENKQLLRDKIAVIVGFENNIHLKKPVTPGEFNGARGAAMELKKQGIIMPHVFNRLCELGVINRDASSNELEFEKKYSTSMDPKVFGQNEEVGKTTSGTESKAFFQTISKVRSILASLNRPNDTKALINKHLSVIESYQELIDNGLTPDEGKKWEVVNAIRMLHKQGVKMPIVYQTLERQGLDWKYDPHGAMRNIIDARKLIESNTKRTLEAKQQTYKLLDSIRNAVIETMAGVLFDPEKKSYVNMQLAALRNMGVRMPLVDRTLDTYFKSYDENQIDNFDLTRDTIEESSRSVVDPSEDEKYYYQSIQNAVDIYNTPFNQSRLGHEKTKQIILALECFRVFRKKFSFASIPLLWKQQVQHAINTVLENNIELPRVFKYLKKRGFSIDTSSSKTRTFKNEYTNDNDSFMEPLMIEDDLEDPDFKMLEKSDLIPSRTSFENQLQMSNIYTARDHQSLNELLESLKQTEVSVEGEELTPPEMTVNLLKHQRQGLHWLLKTERSKVKGGLLADDMGLGKTIQTIALILANKPRNDNCTINLVVAPVSVLRVWNDEVNTKVKKSAELKVTIYGGLGGKKFKNFSALQGYDVVLVSYQTLAIEFKRHWPRRLQNEKKNTTLELADIKAMNSLKTREEYWSPFFADESVFYRVILDEAQNIKNKQTLAAKACCTLSATYRWVLSGTPIQNNILELYSLIRFLRIAPYNREEKFREDIANVLAARDIRMDDRNVERALTKVRVLLRAIMLRRSKNSTIDGEPILTLPEKHLNKIEDVLGGEDLEFYQSLEYKTAIKARKLLNERKSGSYSSILTLLLRLRQACCHQELVKIGEAKAEGTRVVNGTNFEDDWKRLYYVAKSMNKTSQETVKQCTESMTCPQCLEQMELESTAVLTPCGHLLCEPCVGPFLETARDSPSVIKGPKGTRSYFVPCLVCEKLINDHELVSYQLYDQAINQGFTEDDLRLEYEKEMDKRRSRLKYDYQINFELLHQSKKVQQCLEIIRSVLASTENEKVVVFSQFTAFFDILEHFITTILEAKYLRYDGSMSGAARSNVIERFYRERDQRVLLISMKAGNSGLTLTCANHVILVDPFWNPYVEEQAMDRCYRISQEREVHVHRLLLTATVEDRIVELQNRKKALVESAMDPSELREVNRLGRRELGFLFGLNTLEPPPPTTTMQS, via the coding sequence atgtCTGGTGGGATACCGTTTGTTGATTTGACCTCAGATGATGGGAGTAACGATGTTGATGACGGCCTTCTGCCTATTGGTCAAACGGCTGAATCAGATGGTGAAAGTGGTGTGTTATCATCTGTAGCGGTCACGAGAGGTCTTCCAAGTGGTGATAATCATATGGTTAGTACAACTGTTTCAAATAGAGAGACGACTACACGAAGGTTAATGGGTTTAAAAGGTGATCAACATATTATTCAAGGAATTAGGGCAAAGCATGATTTACATACAGTTGGGGGAAATATGGTAAAtaagcagcagcaaggAGATGCTGTAAGTGGTAATTCCTTTAGTACCGTGACTAGGAAGAAGCGTAGGTTAGGTTGCAATGAGGCACCAAGTTACATGCAAATGGCCAGTGACGTTGGGGGggttgatgaaaataacTCAGCGACTGAGGGGCGGGATTTATCGTTCAATAGCCgtagtgatgatgaggaacTTAGCCCGCTGGAAAGCagttccaattctttaGTGTCTGAATTAGAACAAAGTGCAGCGGATGACCCGCTTTTAAAAATGATGTTAACTAAACCGATCAAGTCAGAAGCATTGAACAGTAATGAAGATGATCAGtcttttaagaaaaaactGGGAGTTGTAGATGGTGATAATGAAGGTGACGAAGGTGTACCTATTTTCCTGATTAGCAGTGGTGATGAAAGTGAACCAGAGTCAGATAGAAAATCtatggagaagaaggagggCGATCTTTCTCTTGATACAGTGTCGGATGGTCATCAGGCTCTGTTAAAGGTTCAAAGGAATCGAATGGATTGGCTAGTTCAAAGAGAACAAAAATACCACGATCAAATGGTACAGCTTGAAGCTGCAAAGCAAATACTTCGAAGTAAAATAGAAAGAAGAGAGACAATGCTCAAAGAGGGAGTTACAGGTGACAAAGATTTATTAGAAGCTAACAAGGTTACTAAAATGAAGCTGGAGAAAACGCATAAAGAGATAGAACGGAATAAACATGAGTATGAAATGCTTCGAAGAGAAAGGAAAGAAGCATTCTTGGAAAGTCAGCTCGCGAAATTAGATGAGAATGTCAGTAAGGCGACATATGTTCAAACAAAACGGGCTTTATTGAATCTTAAATTAAAGAATGCTCCGTTCAAGTTTTCCAATATCGAAGAATTGCGTGTAGAGAGTGATAGAATCAAAGCAGAATTAGCTCTACTTGcaaatattccaattaaCGACGAGGAAGCCAGAAGTGCTGAAGAACACCTAGTTTTTAATAATGTTTGCCAAAAGGTACTACGTTTGCTGGAAGGTGCTAACCGCAGTGCGGAAAATAAACAGTTACTTCGAGATAAAATCGCTGttattgttggttttgagAATAATATACACCTTAAGAAACCGGTTACGCCTGGTGAGTTCAATGGTGCACGTGGTGCCGCTATggagttgaagaagcaagGGATCATAATGCCTCATGTTTTTAATAGATTATGTGAATTGGGAGTCATTAACAGGGACGCCTCTTCGAATGAACtagaatttgaaaagaaatattcCACTTCTATGGACCCCAAAGTATTCGGACAAAATGAGGAGGTAGGCAAAACTACTTCAGGAACAGAATCTAAAGCTTTCTTTCAAACTATTTCGAAAGTACGTTCAATATTGGCATCTTTAAATCGACCCAATGATACAAAGGCTTTAATCAACAAACACTTGAGTGTAATTGAGTCGTATCAAGAGTTGATAGATAATGGCCTGACTCCAGATGAAGGCAAAAAATGGGAAGTTGTAAATGCTATTCGTATGCTACATAAACAAGGTGTCAAAATGCCTATCGTGTATCAAACATTAGAACGCCAAGGTTTGGACTGGAAATATGACCCACATGGTGCAATGCGAAATATTATAGACGCTCGAAAACTGATAGAAAGCAATACCAAACGTACCCTAGAGGCCAAACAACAGACATACAAGCTACTTGATAGCATACGGAATGCAGTAATCGAAACAATGGCAGGTGTTCTGTTTGATcctgaaaagaaaagctACGTTAACATGCAACTAGCAGCATTAAGGAATATGGGCGTAAGAATGCCCCTTGTCGATAGAACTCTTGACACATATTTTAAGAGCTATGACGAAAACCAAATCGATAACTTCGATTTGACAAGAGATACCATAGAGGAATCATCTAGGAGTGTAGTGGATCcatctgaagatgaaaaatacTACTATCAGTCCATCCAGAATGCtgttgatatatataacacGCCATTCAACCAATCCAGGCTCGGTCATGAAAAGACCAAGCAGATAATTTTGGCTCTGGAATGTTTTAGGGTTTTTAGAAAGAAGTTCAGTTTTGCCTCTATTCCTCTGCTTTGGAAGCAACAGGTACAACATGCAATTAATACAGTATTAGAAAACAATATTGAACTTCCTAGGGTATTCAAATATCTGAAGAAACGGGGATTTTCTATAGATACTTCGAGTTCCAAAACAAGGAcctttaaaaatgaatacACCAATGATAATGATTCATTTATGGAACCATTGATGATTGAAGATGACCTTGAGGATCCTGACTTCAAAATGTTGGAAAAATCAGATTTAATACCGAGCCGTACATCCTTTGaaaatcaacttcaaatgTCTAACATTTACACAGCTAGGGACCATCAAAGTTTAAATGAGTTATTGGAAAGTTTGAAACAAACTGAGGTTAGTGTAGAAGGTGAAGAACTAACTCCACCTGAAATGACAGtgaatttattaaaacatCAAAGACAAGGTTTACACTGGTTATTGAAAACAGAGAGGTCAAAGGTTAAGGGCGGTTTATTAGCAGATGATATGGGTTTAGGAAAAACCATTCAAACAATCGCTTTAATACTTGCTAATAAACCCAGAAATGATAACTGCACAATCAACTTGGTTGTAGCTCCTGTTTCTGTGTTGCGTGTCTGGAACGATGAAGTCAACACCAAGGTCAAAAAAAGTGCCGAGCTGAAAGTGACAATATATGGGGGTCTGGGAGGCAAGaagtttaaaaactttagCGCTTTGCAAGGCTATGATGTTGTTTTAGTTTCCTATCAAACACTTGCAATTGAGTTCAAAAGGCATTGGCCCAGGAGGCtgcaaaatgaaaaaaagaacacaaCACTCGAACTTGCTGATATTAAAGCGATGAATTCATTAAAGACTCGTGAAGAATATTGGTCACCCTTTTTTGCCGACGAATCAGTATTTTATCGCGTGATACTGGATGAAGCTCaaaacattaaaaacaaacagACGTTAGCAGCTAAAGCTTGCTGCACACTCAGCGCAACCTATAGATGGGTATTATCAGGCACTCCAATAcaaaacaatatattagaaCTTTATTCGCTGATCAGGTTTTTAAGAATTGCTCCTTATAACAGAGAGGAGAAGTTCAGGGAAGATATTGCTAATGTTTTGGCTGCGCGTGATATTCGTATGGATGATAGAAATGTTGAACGGGCTTTAACGAAAGTTCGTGTTTTACTGCGGGCAATTATGCTGCGCAGGTCTAAGAACTCTACAATTGACGGCGAACCTATCTTAACATTACCTGAAAAACATCTCAATAAGATAGAAGATGTCTTGGGCGGAGAGGATTTAGAATTCTATCAATCCCTAGAATATAAAACAGCTATAAAAGCCAGAAAACTATTAAATGAACGTAAATCAGGCTCGTATTCGAGTATTCtaacattattattgaGATTACGTCAAGCATGCTGTCATCAAGAACTAGTGAAAATTGGGGAGGCTAAAGCCGAGGGAACAAGGGTTGTAAATGGtacaaattttgaagatgattgGAAGCGATTGTACTATGTGGCCAAAAGTATGAATAAAACTAGTCAAGAAACAGTAAAACAATGTACAGAGTCGATGACTTGTCCCCAATGTCTCGAACAAATGGAACTTGAATCTACAGCTGTATTGACGCCATGTGGCCATCTTTTGTGCGAACCATGCGTTGGTCCATTCCTAGAAACAGCAAGAGATTCCCCATCCGTTATTAAAGGTCCGAAGGGCACAAGGTCTTACTTCGTGCCCTGTTTAGTCTGCGAGAAGCTCATAAACGACCATGAGCTTGTTTCATACCAGTTATACGATCAGGCCATCAATCAAGGATTTACTGAAGACGACTTACGTCTTGAATATGAAAAGGAAATGGACAAACGGCGCAGCAGACTAAAATACGACTATCAGATCAACTTCGAATTATTACATCAATCGAAGAAGGTGCAACAATGCCTGGAAATTATCCGTTCTGTATTAGCATCCacagaaaatgaaaaggtCGTTGTATTTTCTCAATTTACTGCCTTTTTTGATATCCTGGAACATTTCATAACTACAATACTGGAGGCGAAGTATTTGAGGTACGACGGTTCCATGAGTGGTGCAGCAAGATCCAATGTGATAGAGCGTTTCTATCGTGAGAGGGACCAACGCGTGCTTCTCATATCCATGAAAGCCGGAAATTCCGGTCTAACTTTGACATGTGCAAACCACGTTATCCTAGTTGATCCATTCTGGAATCCTTACGTCGAAGAACAGGCCATGGACCGTTGTTACAGAATTAGTCAAGAAAGAGAAGTTCACGTCCATAGACTATTGCTTACAGCAACTGTTGAAGATAGAATTGTCGAATTACAAAATCGCAAAAAGGCTCTAGTAGAGAGTGCAATGGATCCTTCAGAATTACGAGAAGTTAATCGTTTGGGACGCAGAGAACTAGGATTTCTATTCGGTTTGAATACCCTagaaccaccaccaccgaCAACCACAATGCAGTCTTAA
- the MSB1 gene encoding Msb1p (similar to Ashbya gossypii AAR145W) has translation MIKSSKPLPELPELPGDFNGQVSMLDEARRSLLGGSKLPGTEEEEEGKRGHDDGVVCAGSKEVEGHFEFCEQFKWVDCKVVVRSITQRLKTGGMQEEYVLLPFRSGQVNQKLLRFLSAIFPDGGDGGPVNEAKLARIVNGTGSWTLVQALKYIWCRVPGREVIGWKAYREFEREERVKGYPAGAFLEILPQFLASPEQASVVYDFFDLLVSVAANSKSNKMSARKVSRMCAIWAFGKEEEREATGSQVCQNNSFREGLDMWIPGSDAMFHLFLSFMRSFVHGDLGSADIPKSLKSVLFTNEYPPAKYYASVHDSVLTVPVVTLKTDRFSNKPWELLQRCSDLFVNSNPGDFAAREDYVMMKSLFKNRDSIHAFSKMMSGESRRLMREWTTKHSTFQAGWPKNKCVANEQCLAEHLVWGRAEIDDYFIWTWMSTLSHEQSTEKRKIFGRSLIVEFEFDGIKKWVIVEESDIVIDSIKMAADEAKAVVEAAANEESEYSSELPPALPVLYNRQVHVGANDAGQAPAKSKNVYRTVVDLSKRHLSRSSQEYKKSKWNPINQFRKKSIDSTVGGGNSVRQTSSRYDDQSVNSVPEYQLNFRASAYFNDAPRNIWSPPTDEKEQSLENPMDIDRMADETALQYTESNALQGSGGSPERVHDPVEYIGANSGAENAGTVGSTSVSESSSLVGSTTSTNSAVLPLHLKDSADSFRNPTPREFYSIPALEAQPSTDSSNSPEHSDPPVYPQMPVWSPERSDQRVSPIRSTKDDQRMSPTRSLPLAYNLHPPPQTYDAPQPMQAPHPKYDQAPQHKYQPQPPAPHPMHAQQYDPAPQTHELQSPHPQLPLPFDMQARPQLPHHQRLMQNRMSHHLPSDFDLQHPPYNPDPPYRQHHHQSPPVRPYSQIIPTHYSPRPPSPAYPINPHRQQPHLARAARYRSPNPHPAPDYTYAPQPLPLNKLHGGAAAKKQGRKNLYNHIRTGNFGI, from the coding sequence ATGATAAAGTCATCGAAGCCATTACCTGAGCTTCCTGAGCTTCCTGGGGATTTTAACGGGCAAGTTTCGATGCTCGACGAGGCGCGACGTTCGCTATTAGGGGGAAGTAAGTTACCAGgaacagaagaagaagaagagggTAAAAGGGGTCATGATGACGGGGTAGTGTGTGCAGGGAGCAAGGAAGTGGAAGGTCATTTTGAGTTTTGTGAGCAGTTTAAGTGGGTGGATTGTAAGGTTGTTGTTCGTTCGATTACACAGCGTTTAAAAACAGGTGGTATGCAGGAGGAGTATGTTCTTCTGCCATTTCGATCAGGGCAAGTGAATCAAAAGTTGTTACGGTTTTTGAGTGCGATATTTCCTGACGGGGGTGATGGGGGGCCTGTGAATGAGGCGAAGCTAGCGCGGATTGTGAATGGAACAGGTAGTTGGACGTTGGTGCAGGCGTTAAAGTATATATGGTGCAGGGTTCCAGGACGGGAGGTGATTGGATGGAAGGCATATAGGGAATTTGAAAGGGAGGAGAGGGTGAAGGGATACCCTGCGGGAGCGTTCTTAGAGATTTTGCCGCAGTTTTTAGCTTCTCCAGAGCAAGCGTCAGTTGTgtatgatttttttgatttgcTAGTTTCTGTTGCAGCCAATTCGAAATCGAATAAGATGAGTGCCAGAAAGGTGTCAAGGATGTGTGCAATTTGGGCATTCGGGAAGGAGGAGGAAAGGGAGGCGACCGGTAGTCAGGTGTGTCAGAACAATTCGTTCCGGGAAGGGCTGGATATGTGGATACCCGGCTCCGATGCGATGTTccatttatttttatcgTTTATGCGTTCGTTTGTGCATGGTGATCTTGGTTCGGCGGATATACCCAAATCGCTTAAAAGCGTTTTGTTCACGAACGAATATCCTCCTGCCAAGTATTATGCATCTGTACATGACAGTGTCTTAACAGTTCCTGTTGTGACGTTAAAGACCGACCGGTTTTCTAACAAGCCATGGGAGTTGCTTCAAAGGTGTAGCGATTTGTTTGTGAACTCGAATCCAGGCGATTTTGCTGCACGGGAAGACTatgtgatgatgaaatCTCTATTCAAGAATCGTGATAGTATCCATGCATTTAGCAAAATGATGTCGGGTGAATCAAGGAGGTTGATGAGGGAATGGACTACGAAACATTCTACATTCCAAGCTGGATGGCCCAAAAATAAATGTGTGGCCAACGAGCAATGTCTTGCAGAGCACCTTGTTTGGGGGCGTGCCGAGATTGATGACTATTTCATATGGACGTGGATGTCCACTCTATCGCATGAGCAGAGCACAGAAAAGCGAAAGATATTTGGTAGGTCGCTGATTGTTGAGTTCGAATTCGATGGGATTAAGAAATGGGTGATCGTGGAAGAATCGGACATTGTAATAGATTCCATCAAAATGGCAGCCGATGAGGCCAAAGCTGTTGTGGAAGCCGCCGCCAACGAGGAATCTGAGTATAGTAGTGAGTTGCCGCCGGCGCTTCCAGTGTTATATAATAGACAGGTGCATGTTGGTGCGAATGATGCAGGACAGGCACCAGCCAAGTCTAAGAACGTCTATCGTACGGTTGTGGATCTTTCGAAGAGACATTTGTCACGTTCGTCGCAAGAGTATAAAAAGTCAAAGTGGAATCCAATCAATCAGTTTagaaagaaaagtataGATTCGACAGTAGGTGGTGGAAACTCTGTGAGGCAAACGTCCTCCAGGTACGACGATCAAAGTGTGAATAGTGTTCCGGAGTACCAGTTAAACTTTAGAGCCTCTGCGTACTTTAACGATGCTCCCCGGAACATCTGGTCTCCTCCTACTGATGAAAAAGAGCAGTCCTTAGAGAATCCGATGGACATTGACCGCATGGCCGATGAGACTGCACTGCAATATACGGAGTCTAATGCCCTGCAGGGCTCAGGTGGCAGTCCAGAAAGAGTACATGATCCAGTTGAGTATATCGGAGCTAATAGTGGTGCTGAAAACGCTGGGACTGTCGGCTCAACCTCCGTCAGCGAAAGCAGTTCGCTCGTTGGTAGCACTACGTCTACAAACAGTGCAGTATTACCGCTACACCTGAAAGATTCTGCCGATTCCTTCAGAAATCCAACGCCAAGAGAGTTTTATTCGATTCCAGCTCTGGAAGCGCAGCCATCTACAGACTCCAGCAACTCTCCCGAGCACAGTGATCCGCCTGTATATCCCCAGATGCCTGTCTGGTCACCCGAGCGCAGCGATCAGAGAGTGTCGCCAATCCGTTCGACAAAGGATGATCAAAGGATGTCGCCAACCAGGTCGCTTCCGCTGGCATACAACCTCCACCCGCCGCCACAGACATACGACGCTCCGCAGCCCATGCAGGCCCCTCATCCGAAGTATGACCAGGCGCCCCAGCACAAGTACCAGCCTCAGCCTCCGGCACCCCACCCCATGCATGCCCAGCAGTACGATCCCGCGCCGCAGACCCACGAACTCCAATCTCCGCACCCGCAACTACCGCTGCCCTTCGACATGCAAGCGCGCCCACAGCTGCCCCACCACCAACGCCTGATGCAAAACCGCATGTCCCACCACCTCCCCTCCGACTTCGACCTGCAGCACCCCCCGTACAACCCAGACCCGCCATACCGccaacaccaccaccaatCCCCACCCGTCCGCCCCTACTCCCAGATCATCCCAACCCACTACTCGCCCCGTCCACCATCCCCCGCGTACCCCATCAACCCACACAGACAACAACCCCATCTCGCCCGCGCCGCCAGATACAGATCCCCAAACCCCCACCCGGCTCCCGACTACACTTACGCCCCGCAACCCCTCCCTCTAAACAAACTGCACGGCGGCGCTGCCGCCAAAAAGCAAGGGAGAAAGAACCTCTATAACCACATAAGAACAGGGAACTTCGGCATATAA
- a CDS encoding uncharacterized protein (similar to Ashbya gossypii AAR145W-A) translates to MSQHHHPSKPQPAPTNTPSTTPTRPSAASPPSPANPANPAVGPAAVGSTWTKSDIPIRSFSGYSMQFTAWTSPNSAAAAAAAAAAAAATAATATPAPAASPLSKKILADTPTHHPPPATLPKTEI, encoded by the coding sequence ATGAGCCAACATCACCATCCCTCCAAACCCCAACCCGCCCCAACAAATACCCCGTCCACAACCCCAACCCGCCCCTCTGCAGCGAGCCCTCCGAGCCCTGCAAACCCTGCAAACCCTGCCGTCGGTCCTGCTGCCGTCGGCTCCACCTGGACCAAGTCCGATATTCCAATTAGATCCTTTTCTGGATACTCCATGCAGTTCACTGCATGGACCTCCCCTAACTCTGCCGCCGCGGCGGCGGCTGCTGCGGCGGCTGCCGCCGCAACTGCAGCTACAGCAACACCGGCGCCCGCGGCCTCCCCCCTTTCGAAGAAGATCCTGGCAGACACACCCACACACCACCCTCCGCCCGCCACTTTACCGAAAACAGAGATCTGA